The Arachis hypogaea cultivar Tifrunner chromosome 16, arahy.Tifrunner.gnm2.J5K5, whole genome shotgun sequence genome contains a region encoding:
- the LOC112757714 gene encoding uncharacterized protein: MRDGVRRSIPAFQESPSGTTNPCQTPNRETLYLYLSITEEALAAALIRENMKKEQEPIYFISKVLQEAETRYSRLEKLAFTLLTASRRLRQYFQAHPLTVQTDQAVKQVLQKPDLAGRMLAWSIELSQFEIKFEPRYAIKAQAMADFIAEMTPGNSTPESWKLHVDGSSNVTFGGAGVILESQNGVVIEQSVRYKFPVSNNQAEYEALLAGLALAREVGAKVLEVNTDSQVVSSQINGDYQTRDPLLQQYLAKVNKLKEGFERVTIQHVPRERNARADLLSKLASTKPGHGNKSLIQEVVKSPSVSTTTNAHLTLSNQGSWTYPILQYLLDGTLLSDPKEGKRIKWEAANYTVVTGQLYKRGFSQPLLKCVEPENTEYILCEIHEGCCGHHVGGKTLAQKVIRAGYFWPTVIRDSIQIVKSCDKCQRHANIHQAAPHQLSIISAEQPFGTWGIDLVEPFPTAPGQLWYLIVAIDYYTKWIEAEPLASITAAQCRKFLWRQIITRFGIPEIVISDNGTQFADKKFREFLEGLRVSHRLWADELGSVLWSYRTTPQTTTRETPFRLTYGVEAVIPVEIRDPSPRKTVGGNDEEAERDLIDEERSIAHIKEIALKQRISLRFNHGVVRREFAADDLVLQRNDIGPPPQEKGNSPPTGKDHTESRR; this comes from the exons ATGAGAGACGgagtgcgaagaagcattccagcATTTCAAGAAAGTCCTAGCGGAACCACCAATCCTTGCCAAACCCCAAACAGGGAAACACTCTACCTGTACCTCTCCATTACGGAAGAGGCACTCGCAGCAGCACTCATCCGTGAAAACATGAAAAAGGAACAAGAACCTAtctacttcataagcaaagtctTGCAAGAAGCGGAAACTCGCTACTCACGACTAGAAAAATTAGCTTTTACACTCCTCACGGCCTCCCGACGCCTGCGACAATACTTCCAGGCCCACCCCTTGACGGTCCAAACCGACCAGGCGGTCAAACAAGTACTACAAAAACCCGACCTTGCGGGAAGAATGTTAGCATGGTCCATCGAACTATCTCAATTCGAAATCAAGTTCGAACCCCGGTACGCGATCAAAGCACAGGccatggccgactttatcgccgaGATGACCCCAGGAAACTCCACCCCCGAATCGTGGAAACTACATGTTGACGGCTCGTCAAACGTCACCTTTGGAGGTGCCGGAGTCATTCTCGAAAGTCAGAACGGAGTCGTAATCGAACAATCAGTACGATATAAATTCCCagtctcaaacaaccaggcagaatacgaggCCCTCCTGGCAGGCCTAGCCCTAGCTCGGGAAGTCGGAGCAAAGGTCCTAGAGGTAAATaccgactcacaggtagtcagcTCCCAAATCAACGGGGACTACCAGACACGAGATCCCCTACTCCAACAGTACCTCGCTAAGGTAAACAAACTAAAAGAAGGATTCGAGCGAGTTACCATACAGCATGTCCCTAGGGAACGAAACGCCAGGGCAGACCTACTTTCcaaactagccagtaccaaaccaggacaCGGTAATAAATCGCTTATCCAGGAAGTCGTCAAGTCACCCTCTGTGTCAACGACAACCAACGCTCATCTAACACTCTCGAACCAAGGATCTTGGACCTACCCTATCCTACAGTACCTCCTTGACGGAACACTGCTGTCGGATCCCAAAGAGGGTAAACGAATAAAATGGGAAGCCGCCAACTATACCGTTGTCACAGGACAGCTATACAAACGTGGATTCTCGCAACCCCTACTCAAATGCGTCGAACCCGAGAACACGGAGTACATACTCTGTGAAATCCACGAAGGTTGCTGCGGCCACCACGTCGGAGGAAAAACATTAGCCCAAAAAGTCATTAGAGCAGGCTACTTCTGGCCCACGGTTATCCGGGATTCCATACAAATAGTTAAAAGCTGCGAcaaatgccaaaggcacgccaatATCCACCAAGCCGCACCACACCAGCTCAGCATCATATCGGCAGAACAGCCATTTGGCACCTGGGGGATCGACCTCGTCGAACCCTTCCCTACGGCACCCGGTCAACTCTGGTACctcatcgtcgccatagactACTACACCAAGTGGATCGAAGCCGAACCCCTAGCCTCCATAACGGCAGCCCAATGCCGTAAATTCCTCTGGCGACAGATCATCACCCGATTCGGGATCCCCGAGATCGTTATCTCGGACAATGGAACCCAATTTGCCGACAAAAAGTTCAGAGAATTCTTAGAAGGACTACGCGTATCTCACC gactATGGGCCGACGAGCTCGGATCGGTCCTATGGTCATACCGAACCACACCGCAAACGACCACGAGAGAAACTCCCTTCCGACTAACATACGGCGTGGAGGCGGTCATCCCGGTAGAAATCAGAGACCCAAGCCCCAGAAAAACGGTCGGCGGTAACGACGAGgaagcagaacgagacctcaTTGACGAGGAAAGAAGCATAGCTCACATCAAAGAGATAGCCCTAAAACAGAGAATCAGCTTAAGATTCAACCATGGCGTCGTCCGACGGGAATTTGCGGCCGACGACCTCGTCCTACAACGAAACGACATCGGTCCCCCGCCCCAGGAGAAGGGAAACTCACccccaactgggaaggaccatacagaatcAAGGCGGTAA
- the LOC112755369 gene encoding uncharacterized protein, giving the protein MDSQIQKPFKVYLVSSPDSPEFTLLTRSLTQSSLVGLDAEWKPVRTHQSSFPDVSLLQIACQLGGDSEPDSAVFLLDLLSIPLSSLWKPLREMLESPETLKLGFRFKQDLIYLSSTFCSHGCDPGFDKVEPYLDITSLYNLLYHKKHGQNAPKQTKSLSNICMEVLGFPLSKELQCSDWSCRPLTEEQITYAAMDAHCLVEIFNVFNSKVANTGDFLLKTTTLSNSKENVGLKELFAKHDSNDNVLGMQFCEALSIVRETIGSDAGQVIPSAERTIQRLSCSVNVPSDEFLKIVKKYGDRILLKESDRRPKTSKKKAKKWSSTNGISNVKHLEKFDDWQGIPPWDPSVGGDGYPKFLCDVMVEGLAKHLRCVGMDAAIPYSKKPEQRELIEQAQREKRVLLTRDAKLLRYEYLINNQIYKVKSLLKNDQLLEVIEAFQLKISEDQLMSRCTKCNGRFIQKPLSTEEAIEAAKGFQKIPNCLFNKNIEFWQCMDCHQLYWEGTQYHNAIQKFIDVCKLSD; this is encoded by the exons ATGGACTCCCAAATCCAGAAGCCTTTCAAAGTATACCTAGTTTCCTCCCCCGACTCGCCCGAGTTCACCCTCCTCACTCGGTCCCTGACTCAGTCCTCGCTCGTCGGGCTCGACGCCGAGTGGAAGCCTGTCCGAACACACCAGTCTTCGTTCCCCGACGTGTCGCTGCTCCAAATCGCCTGCCAACTCGGCGGCGACTCGGAACCTGACTCGGCCGTGTTCCTCCTCGACCTTCTTTCCATCCCTCTCTCCTCGCTATGGAAGCCACTCCGAGAAATGCTGGAATCCCCCGAGACCTTGAAACTTGGTTTCAGATTCAAGCAAGATTTGATATATCTGTCTTCTACTTTCTGTTCCCATGGCTGCGACCCTGGTTTCGATAAG GTGGAGCCGTATTTGGATATCACGAGTCTGTATAATCTTCTGTATCATAAGAAGCATGGACAGAATGCACCCAAGCAGACTAAAAGTTTGTCGAATATATGCATGGAAGTCCTGGGTTTTCCTCTCTCAAAG GAACTCCAATGTAGTGATTGGTCATGTCGTCCTCTTACAGAAGAGCAGATAACATATGCAGCTATGGATGCTCATTGCTTGGTTGAAATATTTAACGTCTTCAATTCAAAAGTTGCCAATACAG GAGATTTTCTTCTCAAGACAACCACATTGTCTAATTCAAAGGAAAATGTTGGGCTGAAAGAGCTTTTTGCAAAGCATGATTCGAATGATAATGTCCTGGGAATGCAATTTTGTGAAGCCTTATCAATTGTTCGAGAGACTATTGGTTCTGATGCTGGTCAGGTGATACCTTCAGCTGAAAGAACAATTCAAAGGTTATCATGTTCGGTTAATGTACCTTCAGATGAATTTTTGAAGATTGTGAAAAAATATGGTGACAGAATTTTGTTAAAGGAGTCTGACAGAAGACCCAAAACctcaaaaaagaaagcaaaaaagtggTCATCAACTAATGGCATTAGCAATGTAAAGCATTTGGAAAAATTTGACGACTGGCAAGGTATCCCACCTTGGGATCCATCAGTAGGAGGGGATGGATATCCAAAGTTCCTTTGTGATGTTATG GTTGAAGGCTTGGCTAAACATTTACGATGTGTTGGGATGGATGCTGCAATTCCTTATTCAAAGAAGCCTGAACAAAG GGAGTTGATAGAGCAAgcccagagagagaagagagtacTTTTGACACGAGATGCGAAGTTGCTAAGATAtgaatatctaataaataaccaAATATATAAAGTGAAGAGTCTTCTGAAAAATGACCAGCTACTTGAG GTCATTGAAGCCTTTCAGCTAAAAATTAGTGAGGATCAGCTGATGTCAAGATGTACAAAATGCAACGGGAGATTTATACAAAAGCCACTGTCTACTGAAGAGGCTATTGAAGCTGCAAAGGGTTTTCAAAAAATTCCAAATTGCTTATTTAACAAGAATATAGAGTTCTGGCAGTGCATGGACTGTCACCAACTTTATTGGGAG GGAACCCAATACCACAATGCAATACAGAAGTTCATTGATGTCTGCAAGCTGAGTGATTAA
- the LOC114925523 gene encoding uncharacterized protein — protein MTTNLVECINSVLKGACNLPITALVKATFYRLNELFTRKRAEAEARINAGHVFSDIVTSKLHANQLASGNIQVSCFDRQNEVFEVREMPSGLEFAVDLCGLRCDCGEFQVDWIPCRHVFACCANQRLDWQLYVHDVYKMDQVRRVYRARFRPLGNPTTWPAYNGPRFIPNPYLRRVTKGRPRMTRFLNEMDTRMLCRPRRCTLCEAEGHSRSRCRQSAGSNTNRDAP, from the coding sequence atgacgacgaatctAGTGGAGTGTATCAATTCAGTTTTGAAGGGTGCATGCAATCTTCCCATTACTGCTCTTGTGAAGGCAACATTCTACAGACTAAACGAGTTGTTCACCCGAAAAAGAGCGGAGGCGGAAGCCCGGATCAATGCTGGCCATGTGTTTTCTGATATCGTGACATCGAAGTTGCATGCAAACCAACTTGCATCAGGAAACATCCAGGTTAGTTGCTTTGACCGCCAGAATGAGGTCTTTGAGGTTCGTGAGATGCCGAGCGGGCTGGAGTTTGCAGTCGATCTATGTGGCCTTCGATGTGACTGTGGTGAGTTCCAGGTGGACTGGATCCCTTGCAGACATGTGTTCGCATGTTGTGCCAACCAGCGACTGGATTGGCAACTATATGTGCATGATGTGTATAAGATGGACCAAGTGCGGCGGGTGTACCGAGCTAGGTTTAGGCCACTAGGTAATCCTACCACATGGCCTGCTTATAACGGACCTCGGTTCATACCAAATCCGTACCTGAGACGGGTCACGAAAGGTCGCCCCAGGATGACGCGCTTTCTGAATGAGATGGACACGCGGATGTTATGTCGTCCCAGGCGATGTACGCTATGTGAGGCTGAGGGACATAGTCGTAGCAGATGCCGTCAGTCAGCTGGTTCAAATACCAACAGAGATGCCCCCTAG